GAGCCGGTGGCTGCCCTACCTCGCCGAACTGCAGCCCGAGATGTTCTGCGAGGTGTCGCCCGAACTCGCCGAGGAGTGCGGCCTCGAGCCCTACGGCTGGGCGACGATCATCTCGGCTCGCTCGGCGATCGAGGCGAAGGTGCTCGTGACCGACCGGGTGAAGCCGCTGCGGGCCGGCGGGCGCACGGTGCATCAGATCGGCCTGCCCTACCACTGGGGCGTGGGGGGGGGGGGGCGATGCCGTGGTGAGCGGCGACGCCGCGAACGATCTGCTGGGGGTGGTCATGGACCCGAACGTGCTGATCCAGGAGTCGAAGGCCGGATCCTGTGCGATCCTCCCGGGGCGGCGGCCCCGCGGCGAGGCGCTGCTCGAGCTCGTCGAGCGGTACCGGCGGCGCGCCGGGGTGACGATCGACACGGGCATGCGGGCGTCCGACGTCTCCGGGGTCTCCGACGCCTCCGACGCGGGACGCGGGTACCCTGGAACCGAGCGCCGGCCGGACTCGTCGCACGATCACCCGGGGGATCCCGGCGATGCGCCGGGCGCGGCGCCGGCGCAGCACGACGACGACGAGGAGGCGCAGAGATGAGCAGGCTCACGGAGTCCGAGCACGCCGCCCACCACGAGCACGTGCACCCCCGCAAGGGCTTCTTCACGGACACCTCCATCTGCATCGGCTGCAAGGCCTGCGAGGTCGCCTGCAAGGAGTGGAACCGCAACCCCGCCGACTCCGACTGGCAGCTCTCCGACTCGTCGTACGACAACTCCGAGGGGCTCGGCGCCGACACCTGGCGCCACGTCGCGTTCATCGAGCAGGGGCAGGAGCGGATCGAGGAGGCGCGCGAGAGCGGGCGCCGGCTCGTGAGCCTCGGAATGCCCACGGTGCGCCCCGCGACCGGCGCAGGGGCCGACGGCTCCGCAGACCTGTCGGGCGCCGACACCGCCCCGCCCGACACCCCCGACTTCCGGTGGCTCATGTCGTCGGACGTGTGCAAGCACTGCACCAACGCCGGCTGCCTCGACGTCTGCCCCACGGGCGCGCTCTTCCGCACCGAGTTCGGCACGGTCGTGGTGCAGGAGGATATCTGCAACGGCTGCGGCACCTGCGTGGCCGGGTGCCCTTTCGGCGTGATCGAGCGGCGCAGCGACGGGATCGCCGTGCCCAAGACGAACCGCGACTTCGTGCCCGGCGAGCAGGCGCCCACCCGCAACGCGGGCGTTGCTCAGAAGTGCACGCTCTGCTACGACCGCCTCACCGATGATCAGACGCCCGCCTGCGCGCAGGCCTGCCCCACCACGTCGATCAAGTTCGGCAGTCGCGAGGAGCTCGCGAAGATCGCTCGGGCCCGCGTGCGCGAACTGCACAAGCAGGGCCTCACCGAGGCGCGGCTCTACGGCGCGAACGAGCGCGACGGCGTGGGCGGCACGGGGTCGATCTTCCTGCTGCTCGACGAGCCCGAGGTGTACGGGCTGCCCCCGGACCCGCAGGTCGCGACGAAGGATCTGCCCCGCATGTACAAGCGCGCCGGTCTCGCCGCGCTCGGCATGATCGGCGCGGTCGCGCTCGCGTTCCTCACCGGAGGGCGTCGATGAACCGCGCCGCGTGGAAAGGTGATCGTTCGTGACCCTCTCGGAGTTCGACAGCTACCGGCCCCCCGAGAAGCCGCGCCGGTCCGGGGGCAGGCGCAAGCGCCGCGGTGGCAGGGGCGCCGGGGCGACCGACGGCTCGCGCGAGATGGCCATGGTGCCCGAGGTCGAGTTCGCCACCTACTACGACCGGCCCATCGTGAAGCCGCCGCCGTGGGAGGCGCCGATCGGCATCTACCTGTTTCTCGGCGGCGTCGCGGGCGGGTCGTCGCTGCTGGCCGCGGGCGCGCAGTTCAGCGGCAACGCGAAGCTGCGCCGCAACAGCCGTCTCGCGGCGATCGCCGCGGCCGGCGCGGGCGCCGTGTCGCTCATCGTCGACCTGGGCAGGCCCGAGCGATTCCTCAACATGTTCCGCACGCTCAAGGTGACCTCGCCGATGAGCGTCGGCTCGTGGATCCTCGGCGCGTTCAGCGCCGGAGCCGGCGTCGCGGCCGCCGCCGAGTTCGACCGCATGACGAAGCGCCGGCTGCCGCTCGGGCCGCTGCGCCGACTGCTCGATCTGGCCGAGCAGCCGGCGGGAGTGGTCTCCGCGGTGTTCGCGGCGCCGCTCGCCGCCTACACCGGCGTGCTGCTCTCGAACACGGCGAACCCCACGTGGAACGCGGCGAAGGAGGATCTCTCGTTCGTCTTCGTGAGTTCGGCGAGCCTCGCCGCCGGTGGCCTCGGCATGGTGACGACGCCCGTGGCCGATGCGAAGCCGGCGAGGGTGCTGGCGGTGGCCGGGTCGGCGGCCGAGCTCGCCGCGTCGGAGCTCATGGAGCGGCGCATGGATCCGGTGGCCGCCGAGCCGCTGCACCGCGGGAGCGCGGGTGCGATGCACCGGTGGAGCAAGCGTCTCGCCGCGGTCGGCGGGGTCGGCGCGGTCTTCGCGGGGCGCAGCCGCACGGTCGCGGTCGTCTCGGGGGTCGCGCTGCTCGCGGCCTCGGCGCTCACCCGCTTCGCGGTGCTCGAGGCCGGCCTCCACTCCACGAAGGATCCCCGATACGTCATCGAACCGCAGAAGCGCCGGCTCGAGGCGCGCCGCCGCGCGGGGATCGTCGACGACTCGATCACCACGGCCGAGTAGCGGGGACGAGGGGGGAAGCGGTGACGCGAGACGAAGCGGTGCGAGCGGGGCTCGTCGAGCTGCGCGCGCAGACCGATGCCCGCGCGGCCCGGCTCGAGGCCGAGCTCGACGCGCTGACCCGCGCTCGCCGCAGCGAGTCGGATGACGACGAGCACGATCCGGAGGGGGTGACGCTCTCCTCGCAGTGGTCGATGCTCGCCGGCCTGCTCGCCTCGGCGCGCGAGGACGCCCGGGCGGCCGACGCCGCCGTGCGGCGCTTCGAGGCGGGCGAGTACGGGATCTGCCCGGCATGCGGGCGGCCGATCCCCGAGGGGCAGCTCGAGGCGCGGCCGTTCCGCGAGCGCTGCGTGGCGTGCTCCTAGGGGCGGCGGGCCCGCTCGGCCGCGGCTCCGTCACCGGATGGTGATGCCGGCTCCCGCGACGGTCTCGCCGATCACCGGGTAACCCGGCACCTCGCCCACGACCAGCAGCCCGCCCGAGGTCTGTGCGTCGGCGAGCAGCACCAGCTCCTCCTCGGAGAGGGGGCGCTCGATGTCGAGGTGGGGCCGCACCCAGTCGAGGTTGCGGCGCGATCCACCGGGGATGAACCCCTCGTCGAGCGATTCCCGAGCCGCCTCGATGAGCGGCACCGCGCCCGAGTCGAGCACGGCGCCGACGCCCGAGGCGCGGCACATCTTGTAGAGGTGCCCCAGCAGGCCGAAGCCGGTCACGTCGGTGGCGGCGCGAGCACCCGCGGCGACGGCGGCGATCGAGGCGTCTCGGTTGAGCTGCACCATCTGCGCGATCGCGTGCTCGAACACCTCGCCGGTGCGCTTGTGCCGGTTGTTCAGCACGCCGACGCCGATGGGCTTGGTGAGGGTGAGCGGCAGGCCGGGCTCGGCCGCGTCGTTGCGCATGAGCCGCGCGGGATCGACCACACCGGTGACCGCCATGCCGTACTTGGGCTCGGGGTCGTCGATCGAGTGGCCGCCGGTGACGGGGCAGCCGGCCTCGGCGGCGACGTCGAGCCCGCCCCGCAGCACCTCGGTGAGCAGTTCCATGGGCAGCACCTCGCGCGGCCAGCCCACGAGGTTGATCGCCGTGATGGGGGTGCCGCCCATCGCGTAGATGTCCGAGAGCGCGTTGGCGGCGGCGATGCGGCCCCAGTCGTAGGCGTCGTCGACCACGGGGGTGAAGAAGTCGGCGGTCGAGAGCACCGCGAGGTCGTCGCGCACGAGCACCGCCGCCGCGTCGTCGCCGTCGTCGAGCCCCACGAGCACCTGGGGCGCGGTCTGGCCGACGAGCCCCCGCACGGCGTCTTCCAGCTCGCCCGGCGGGATCTTGCAGGCGCAGCCGCCGCCGTGCGCGTAGGAGGTGAGTCGTGCGGGATCCAGCTCGGTAGCCATGCCCCGAGACTACCCCGCGCATCGCTTTCGCGGGAGTGTAGGCTCGTCGGTGGAGGCGTCAGGGTTCCTGGTGGGCCCCCGGTCTTCAAAACCGGTGAGTCCGAGCATCTCGGGCTGGCGGGTTCGATTCCCGTCCGCCCCCGCCAATATGCCGACCGGGGAATATCGAGCGGGCGAGGGGGCGCGATGAGCGACGAGGATCATCGCAGGCGCATTCCCCGCACCGACCGGCTGCTGGCGCACCCCGCGGTGCGCGAGGCGCGGGAGCGGATCGGCGACGCCGCGATCCGCCGCATCGTCGAGGAGCGGCAGCGGGCGGCCCGCGAGGGCCGGGTGCCGATCGAGGAGGTCGAGCAGGCGGTCGTCGACGCGCTGCGCGCCGAGCGGCCCGCGTCACTCGTGCCCGTGCTCAACGCGACCGGCGTGATCGTGCACACGAACCTCGGCCGCGCGCCCCTGTCGGAGGGCGCCAGGCAGGCGATCGGGGCCGCCGCCGGCTACGTCGACGTCGAGATGGATCTCGTGAGCGGCAGGCGCAGCGCCCGGGGCGCGGGCGCGCGCGAGGCGCTGCTGCAGGCCTGTCCCGAGGCCGAGGACGCGTTGATCGTGAACAACGGCGCGGCAGCGCTGCTGCTCGCCGTCACCGCGGTCTGCGCCCGGGCGTCGGAACGGGATCGCGCGATCCCGAGCGAGATGATCGTGAGCCGGGGCGAGCTCGTGGAGATCGGCGCCGGGTTCCGGCTGCCCGACCTGCTGGTCACCACGGGTGCCCGGCTGCGCGAGGTCGGCACCACCAATCGCACGCACCTCTCCGACTACGAAGCCGCGATCGGCGCCGCGACCGGCTGCCTGCTGAAGATCCACCCGAGCAACTTCCGCGTGCAGGGGTTCACCTCCGGAGTCGACGTGGCGGCGCTGCGCCGACTCGCCGACGCATACGGGCTGCCGCTCGTCGTCGACCTCGGCAGCGGCCTGCTGCGACCCGACGCGCTGCTGCCCGACGAGCCCGACCTCGCGGGCGCCCTGCGCGCCGGAGCCGACGTGGTGATCGCGAGCGGCGACAAACTGCTCGGCGGCCCGCAGGCGGGGCTGCTGGTGGGGCGGGCCGAGACGATCCGGCGCCTCGCGAAGCATCCCCTCGCGCGCGCCGTGCGCAGCGACAAGCTCACCCTCGCGGCGATCGAGGCGACCCTGCGCGGCCCCGAGACGCCTGTGCAGGCGGCGCTGCACGCCGACCCCGCCCGTCTGCGCGAGCGCACCGAGGGGCTCGCCGCCCGCCTGGCCGCAGCGGTGCAGGGGCCCTGCGAGGTCGTGCCCCACGAGGGGCGCGTGGGCGGCGGGGGAGCGCCCGGGGTGCCGCTGCCGGGGTGGGCGATCGAGCTGCCCGAGGCGATGGCGCCCCGCCTGCGGGCCGGTGCCGTCGCCGTGGTCGCCCGCGTGCACCGGGGGCGCTGCCTGGTCGATCTGCGCTGCATTCCCGAGTCGGACGACGAACTGCTGCTGGAGTGCCTGATCGAGGCGCTGGGCGACGCGGGCGCCGCCCCGCGCTCCGCGCCGCGGGGGCTCGGGTCCCGCTGACATGTACGTCGTCGCCACCGCCGGCCACGTCGATCACGGCAAGTCGACCCTCGTGCGCGCCCTCACCGGGATGGAGCCGGACCGGCTCGCCGAGGAGCGGCGGCGCGGCCTGACGATCGACCTCGGCTTCGCGTGGACGCGGCTGCCCTCCGGCCGCGAGGTCGCCTTCGTCGACGTGCCCGGCCACGAGCGGTTCCTCGCGAACATGCTCGCGGGTGTCGGCCCCGCCCCCGTGGTGTGCTTCGTGGTCGCGGCGGACAAGGGCTGGCAGGCGCAGTCGTCGGATCATCGCGACGCGGTGGCGGCGCTCGGCATCGAGCACGGCCTCGTGGTGATCACGCGCGCGGATCGCGCGCCGGACCGGGTCGCCGAGACGATCGAGCAGACCCGGATCGCGCTGGCGGGCACCCCGCTCGAGCGCGCACCGGTGGTGGTCTCGGCGCTGCCCGCCGGCTTCGACGAGTCGGGTGGCGCGGCGCCGAGCACCGGTCTCGGCGAGGTCGTGGAGCGGCTCGACGACGTGCTCGCGGCCGTGCCCGAGCCCGATGCCGAGGCCCGTGTGCGGCTCTGGGTCGACCGCTCCTTCACCATCAGGGGGGCGGGCACCGTGGTGACGGGCAGCCTGACGGCGGGCACGCTGCACCAGGAGGACCGCCTGCAGCTGATCGGCGACGGGGGAGCGCACCCGACGGCCGTGCGGGGGCTGCACAGCCGGAACGAGGCGGCGACCGCGGTGACGCCCCACGCGCGGGTCGCCGTGAACCTGCGCGACGTCGCCGCCGACGCCGCGCACCGCGGAGACGCCCTCGTCACGCCGGACGCGTGGCCGATCGTCGACGCGGTCGACGTGCGGCGCACCACGGGGGCCGGCTTCGCCGATGCGCCGCAGCAGCTCGTGGCGCACATCGGCACCGCGGCGGTGCCCGTTCGCCTGCGGCCGTTCGGCGACGATCACGCGAGGCTCGCTCTGCAGCGGCCGCTGCCGCTGCAGCTCGGAGACCGACTCGTGCTGCGCAGCCCCGGCAGCCGCTTCGTGTTCGCGGGGGCGCTGGTGCTCGACGCGGATCCGCCCGCGCTCACGCGGCGGGGCGACGGCGCCCGCCGGGCCGCCGTGCTCGCCGCGCGCCCCGACACGGGGGACGCCCTCGCCGAGGTGGAGCGACGCGGCGCGATGCCGGTCGAGCAGCTGCGCCGACTCGGTCTGACGGGGCTCGAGGCGGTGCCGGAGGGGCTCTCGGCGGTCGGTCGCGCGGGCGCCTGGTGGGTGCATCCGCCCACGCTCGACCGCTGGGCGAGCCTGCTGCGCGAGGCGGTGGCCGAGAAGCTGCGCGCGGATCCGCTGACGCCCGGCCTCGCGGAGGGCGCCGCCGCCGACGCGCTGCTGCGCGCCGATCCGCCGCTGCCGCACGCTTCGCTGCTGCCGCTCGCGGTGCGCCGGGCGGGGCTCGAATCGCGGTCGGGGGTGCTCAGACCGCCCGGCACGGGCGTGGACCTCGGTGCGGCGGAGGCCGGGGTGGCGCAGCTCGAGCGACGGCTGCGCGAGCACCCGTTCGCGGCGCCCGAGGCCGACGACCTCTCGCGGCTGCGGCTCGGCGCACGCGAGCTGGCCACGGCGGAGCGCGCCGGTCGGCTGCTGCGGCTGCGCGACGGGATCGTGCTGCTGCCCACCGCCCCCGCCGAGGCGATGCGCCGGCTCGCGTCGCTCGAGCAGCCCTTCACCACGAGCGGGGCGAGGCGCGCGCTCGATACCACGCGTCGGGTCGCGATCCCGCTGCTCGAGCACCTCGATGCGCGAGGGTGGACGCGGCGTATCGACGGGGTGAACCGGATCGTGGTGCGGTAGCGGCGGCGCGAGAGGCAGCCTCGTGTACGGTTCTGCGGGCGATTTCCGCCCGCTGCCGCGTGCGCGAACCGGGCTCGGAATCCGCGCCTGCGGAAGTGCGGATGTAGGATCGGGGCATGTCGCACTATCGGATCCGGGAGGCAGCGCGTCTGATCGGCGTCAGCGATGACACGATCCGCCGCTGGGTGACGCAGGGGCTGCTCGAGGCGAGCGTCGACGAGGCCGGAGTGCAGGTGATCGAGGGCGCCTCGCTCGCAGGGCGGGCGAAGCAGCTCGCACCGGTCACCGGCGACGACGGCCCGGTGCTGCGCAGCGCCCGAAACAGTTTCACCGGCATCGTGACGCGGGTCGACGCCGACGGCGTGGTCGCCGTCGTCGAGGCGCAGTGCGGGCCGCACCGCCTCGTGTCGATCATGACTCGGGAGGCCGTCGACGAGCTCGGCCTCGAGGTCGGTTCGCGCGCCACGGCGATCGTGAAGGCCACCAACGTGATCATCGAGACCCCTCGGAAGGATGCGGCATGAATCCCAAGACGCTCAGAGACGCGACCCGCATCGGCGCGCTCGCACTCGCCGCGGGCCTCGCCGCCGCGCTCGCGGGCTGCGGCTCGGGCCAGCCGTCGGGGCCCGCGAGCACTCCCGACCCGGCGCCCGCATCGCAGATCGGCGGCGACCTCACCGTCTACGCCGCAGCCTCGCTCGAGCCCGCCTTCGAACAGATCGGCGACTGGTTCGTCGACGAGCACCCCGACGTGTCGATCGAGTTCTCGTACGACGGCTCCTCGGTGCTCGCCACGCAGATCCTGAGCGGCGCCCCGGTCGACGTGTTCGCGTCGGCCGACGCGCCGAACATGGAGAAGATCACCTCAGAGGCGCGGAACGACGGCGAGCCCACGGCCTTCGCCGCGAGCGAGCTCGCGATCGCCGTGGCGCCGGGCAACCCGCTGGGCATCGAGACGCTCGCCGACCTGGCCCGAGCGGGCGCCGGCGCCCCGGTCACCGTGATCTGCGCGGCGGAGGTGCCCTGCGGCAATGCGTCGCGCGCGCTGCTCGAGCGCGACGGGGTCGAGCTCGCGCCGGCGAGCGAGGAGCAGAACGTGACGGCGGTGCTCACCAAGGTGCGCGAGGGCGAGGCCGACGCCGGGCTCGTCTACCTCTCCGACATCCTGCGCGCGGGCGATTTTCAGGATGAATCGCGCAGCGATTCATCAAATCGACCGCTGACGTCACCACGTCAGGGCGAAGTCGACGGCATCGAGATCCAGGACGCCTCGGACGCCGCCGGCGACTACCTGGCGGTGCCGATCGAGGGATCCGACGCCCCCGAAGCGGCTGCCGCCTTCTCCGAGTTCCTGCTCACCGACCGCGTGCAGCAGCTCCTCGCAGACCTGGGCTTCGGCCCCGCGCGCTGAGCCGTGACCGATCGGGCTGCGCGGCGCCCGGCCCCGCGCTCCGCGGCGGACCGGGACGCGCGGCGTGTGCGGCTGCCCGCGGGGGTGCTGGTGCCGGCCGCGATCGGCGCGGCCACCCTGCTGCTTCCCCTCGCTGCGCTGCTGCTGCGCGTGGACTGGCGGGCGGTGCCCGAGACACTCTCGGCCCCGGGCACCCTCAGCGCGCTGGGGCTGTCGCTCGGCACCGCGACGATGGCGACGATGCTCTGCTTCGCGCTCGGGGTGCCGCTCGCGCTCGTCATCGCCCGCACCGAGGGCGCCGTCGCCGCCGCGC
The genomic region above belongs to Leucobacter muris and contains:
- a CDS encoding 4Fe-4S dicluster domain-containing protein, producing the protein MSRLTESEHAAHHEHVHPRKGFFTDTSICIGCKACEVACKEWNRNPADSDWQLSDSSYDNSEGLGADTWRHVAFIEQGQERIEEARESGRRLVSLGMPTVRPATGAGADGSADLSGADTAPPDTPDFRWLMSSDVCKHCTNAGCLDVCPTGALFRTEFGTVVVQEDICNGCGTCVAGCPFGVIERRSDGIAVPKTNRDFVPGEQAPTRNAGVAQKCTLCYDRLTDDQTPACAQACPTTSIKFGSREELAKIARARVRELHKQGLTEARLYGANERDGVGGTGSIFLLLDEPEVYGLPPDPQVATKDLPRMYKRAGLAALGMIGAVALAFLTGGRR
- the nrfD gene encoding NrfD/PsrC family molybdoenzyme membrane anchor subunit; its protein translation is MTLSEFDSYRPPEKPRRSGGRRKRRGGRGAGATDGSREMAMVPEVEFATYYDRPIVKPPPWEAPIGIYLFLGGVAGGSSLLAAGAQFSGNAKLRRNSRLAAIAAAGAGAVSLIVDLGRPERFLNMFRTLKVTSPMSVGSWILGAFSAGAGVAAAAEFDRMTKRRLPLGPLRRLLDLAEQPAGVVSAVFAAPLAAYTGVLLSNTANPTWNAAKEDLSFVFVSSASLAAGGLGMVTTPVADAKPARVLAVAGSAAELAASELMERRMDPVAAEPLHRGSAGAMHRWSKRLAAVGGVGAVFAGRSRTVAVVSGVALLAASALTRFAVLEAGLHSTKDPRYVIEPQKRRLEARRRAGIVDDSITTAE
- a CDS encoding TraR/DksA family transcriptional regulator, whose protein sequence is MTRDEAVRAGLVELRAQTDARAARLEAELDALTRARRSESDDDEHDPEGVTLSSQWSMLAGLLASAREDARAADAAVRRFEAGEYGICPACGRPIPEGQLEARPFRERCVACS
- the selD gene encoding selenide, water dikinase SelD, translating into MATELDPARLTSYAHGGGCACKIPPGELEDAVRGLVGQTAPQVLVGLDDGDDAAAVLVRDDLAVLSTADFFTPVVDDAYDWGRIAAANALSDIYAMGGTPITAINLVGWPREVLPMELLTEVLRGGLDVAAEAGCPVTGGHSIDDPEPKYGMAVTGVVDPARLMRNDAAEPGLPLTLTKPIGVGVLNNRHKRTGEVFEHAIAQMVQLNRDASIAAVAAGARAATDVTGFGLLGHLYKMCRASGVGAVLDSGAVPLIEAARESLDEGFIPGGSRRNLDWVRPHLDIERPLSEEELVLLADAQTSGGLLVVGEVPGYPVIGETVAGAGITIR
- the selA gene encoding L-seryl-tRNA(Sec) selenium transferase gives rise to the protein MSDEDHRRRIPRTDRLLAHPAVREARERIGDAAIRRIVEERQRAAREGRVPIEEVEQAVVDALRAERPASLVPVLNATGVIVHTNLGRAPLSEGARQAIGAAAGYVDVEMDLVSGRRSARGAGAREALLQACPEAEDALIVNNGAAALLLAVTAVCARASERDRAIPSEMIVSRGELVEIGAGFRLPDLLVTTGARLREVGTTNRTHLSDYEAAIGAATGCLLKIHPSNFRVQGFTSGVDVAALRRLADAYGLPLVVDLGSGLLRPDALLPDEPDLAGALRAGADVVIASGDKLLGGPQAGLLVGRAETIRRLAKHPLARAVRSDKLTLAAIEATLRGPETPVQAALHADPARLRERTEGLAARLAAAVQGPCEVVPHEGRVGGGGAPGVPLPGWAIELPEAMAPRLRAGAVAVVARVHRGRCLVDLRCIPESDDELLLECLIEALGDAGAAPRSAPRGLGSR
- the selB gene encoding selenocysteine-specific translation elongation factor, translated to MYVVATAGHVDHGKSTLVRALTGMEPDRLAEERRRGLTIDLGFAWTRLPSGREVAFVDVPGHERFLANMLAGVGPAPVVCFVVAADKGWQAQSSDHRDAVAALGIEHGLVVITRADRAPDRVAETIEQTRIALAGTPLERAPVVVSALPAGFDESGGAAPSTGLGEVVERLDDVLAAVPEPDAEARVRLWVDRSFTIRGAGTVVTGSLTAGTLHQEDRLQLIGDGGAHPTAVRGLHSRNEAATAVTPHARVAVNLRDVAADAAHRGDALVTPDAWPIVDAVDVRRTTGAGFADAPQQLVAHIGTAAVPVRLRPFGDDHARLALQRPLPLQLGDRLVLRSPGSRFVFAGALVLDADPPALTRRGDGARRAAVLAARPDTGDALAEVERRGAMPVEQLRRLGLTGLEAVPEGLSAVGRAGAWWVHPPTLDRWASLLREAVAEKLRADPLTPGLAEGAAADALLRADPPLPHASLLPLAVRRAGLESRSGVLRPPGTGVDLGAAEAGVAQLERRLREHPFAAPEADDLSRLRLGARELATAERAGRLLRLRDGIVLLPTAPAEAMRRLASLEQPFTTSGARRALDTTRRVAIPLLEHLDARGWTRRIDGVNRIVVR
- a CDS encoding TOBE domain-containing protein, translating into MSHYRIREAARLIGVSDDTIRRWVTQGLLEASVDEAGVQVIEGASLAGRAKQLAPVTGDDGPVLRSARNSFTGIVTRVDADGVVAVVEAQCGPHRLVSIMTREAVDELGLEVGSRATAIVKATNVIIETPRKDAA
- the modA gene encoding molybdate ABC transporter substrate-binding protein — encoded protein: MNPKTLRDATRIGALALAAGLAAALAGCGSGQPSGPASTPDPAPASQIGGDLTVYAAASLEPAFEQIGDWFVDEHPDVSIEFSYDGSSVLATQILSGAPVDVFASADAPNMEKITSEARNDGEPTAFAASELAIAVAPGNPLGIETLADLARAGAGAPVTVICAAEVPCGNASRALLERDGVELAPASEEQNVTAVLTKVREGEADAGLVYLSDILRAGDFQDESRSDSSNRPLTSPRQGEVDGIEIQDASDAAGDYLAVPIEGSDAPEAAAAFSEFLLTDRVQQLLADLGFGPAR